A DNA window from Solanum lycopersicum chromosome 3, SLM_r2.1 contains the following coding sequences:
- the LOC101245043 gene encoding LOW QUALITY PROTEIN: chitin-binding lectin 1 (The sequence of the model RefSeq protein was modified relative to this genomic sequence to represent the inferred CDS: deleted 1 base in 1 codon), with amino-acid sequence MKETAISVLGLLSLFLLEVVSANEIINGTFVLEGINKNASGGVFANGDECGMQANHRSKCPSGMCCSIWGWCGTTSEYCGSGFCQNQCTGPSPHGSCGMQGGGTKCPSGQCCSLLGWCGTGSDFCKPEICQSQCSGPPFPNGRCGWQADGRLCPRGQCCSVDGWCGTTTDYCASGLCQSQCPFTPPPSPPPPSPPPSQYQCGMQNGGTKCNRTGECCGISGMCGNTYEYCFPGYCQMQCPGPYPEGRCGWQADGKSCPTGQCCGNAGWCGIGPGFCDPIFCQSQCSGAPISTAKRDGGIRSFLLNAALV; translated from the exons TCAGCGAATGAGATAATTAATGGAACCTTTGTACTTGAAGGTATTAATAAGAATGCATCAGGCGGCGTGTTCGCGAATGGAGATGAATGTGGAATGCAAGCTAATCATCGCTCAAAATGTCCTAGTGGGATGTGTTGTAGTATATGGGGTTGGTGTGGAACAACATCAGAATATTGTGGTTCTGGATTTTGTCAGAATCAATGTACTGGCCCCTCCCCACATGGAAGTTGTGGGATGCAAGGTGGTGGTACAAAATGTCCTAGTGGACAGTGTTGTAGTCTATTGGGTTGGTGTGGAACTGGATCAGACTTTTGTAAACCTGAAATTTGTCAGAGTCAATGTTCAGGCCCC CCCTTCCCAAATGGACGATGCGGATGGCAAGCTGATGGCAGATTATGTCCTCGTGGACAATGTTGTAGTGTTGATGGTTGGTGTGGGACCACAACGGATTATTGTGCTAGCGGACTATGTCAAAGCCAATGCCCATTCACACCACCTCCGTCTCCACCCCCACCTTCACCTCCACCTTCACAATACCAATGTGGAATGCAAAATGGTGGCACGAAATGTAATAGAACCGGAGAGTGTTGTGGTATATCGGGTATGTGTGGAAACACATACGAGTATTGTTTTCCTGGATATTGTCAGATGCAATGTCCAGGTCCATATCCAGAGGGACGATGCGGATGGCAAGCTGATGGTAAATCATGTCCTACTGGACAATGTTGTGGTAACGCTGGTTGGTGTGGAATCGGCCCAGGCTTTTGTGACCCAATTTTTTGTCAAAGTCAATGTAGCGGTGCACCAATCTCAACCGCAAAACGAGATGGAGGCATTCGAAGCTTCTTGCTCAATGCAGCTCTTGTCTAG